TAATTGGTGATGTTATGAAAAGATTCACTGTTTCTCTCCCCGATGAACTTAAAAAAGAGATGGATGTTTTCCCTGATGTGAACTACCACTCAGCTAAAGACCGAGTGGCTTCCTGCTTCATTCCTTGAACTATCGTTCACAAGTCCACAGGCTCTTCCCGTAGTTCCTACGGTGCTCAAAGACATATTAGATTTTGGTCGATGAGAGCAAATTTCTTGATATTGATAGCAGCGTTGATGTCCCTATCGTGCTTTGTAGCACATTCTGGACATTCCCATTCTCTATCTCTCAATTGAAGCTCTTTGTTATGGTATCCACACATACTACAGAGCTTTGAAGATGGCTCAAACTGTCCAATCCTCAGTACAGTTTTTCCCAACCATGCAGCTTTGTATTCCAGTTTTGTTACAAAGCTACTCCATGCTGAATCGCCTATTGATTGTGCTAAGTTGTGATTCTTAA
This DNA window, taken from Methanomethylovorans hollandica DSM 15978, encodes the following:
- a CDS encoding ribbon-helix-helix domain-containing protein → MKRFTVSLPDELKKEMDVFPDVNYHSAKDRVASCFIP